A genomic region of Mycobacterium sp. Aquia_213 contains the following coding sequences:
- a CDS encoding GH92 family glycosyl hydrolase, producing MKSLRVLIALVAVMAVFMAFVAAAPPIAYDGEPAFVANPVEHVDTLIGTGTGGETVGEINDFPGASVPFGMVQYSPDTVGNYAGYNHHNSRSTGFSMTHASVGCAAFGDVSMLPTTDPGDAQPWNAWERIAHDDTEQGEPGYYTVRFPDTGVTAELTATTRTGVGRFSYPHNARPAQFYVRSGASLAGNSRTAIHIGEDNATITGWATSGGFCGKNNTYTVYFAMKFSQPFTSYGTWDGYSVYPGARSAVAPYGGGYLEFPAGAAVEVRTAISYVGVEGAQANLAAEGAASFNEVRAAAVSEWNATLSCVAVAGRNAANIDTFYTSLYRSLLHPNTFNDADGRYIGFDGVIHQVAQGHTQYANFSDWDTYRSLAPLQGLLFPKQAGDMAQSLVNDAEQSGSLPRWSFANAPTGEMSGDNVVPLIVNLYMYGAKDFDVRTALRYMVNAAMRGGVGLNGYVERPGIATYLEFGYAPFTYEFGTDGWIADASITLEWSVDDFAISRLADSLGDTATAAQFQNRSQYWQNLFNPTTRYVSPRSLTGFFHTGPGFVYSPSTFGQVGYDEGNAEQYVWWVPHNVAGLVTALGGRQAVASRLDRFTEKLNEGPNEPYLWAGNEPGFGVPWLYNYIGQPWKTQRTVDRVRGLFGPTPDGAPGNDDLGALSSWYVWAALGLYPATPGTPILTLNTPLFDRTVIRLPAGNSIRISAPGASGPSHLTYISGLTVDGKPTDHVFLPESIIHTGGELTFSLAAYPDRGWGASKSSAPPSFGAGGAAMTLNVSTPVVTIAPGSTGSVKVDAQRMADGAGNYSLTGVSPDTGITAAPVSGQFASDGSSTVTVPITVARSVSEGYHLVYLTAVVGESVRTATVLVNAQAQTDDP from the coding sequence ATGAAGTCTCTAAGGGTCCTCATCGCACTAGTTGCGGTGATGGCTGTCTTCATGGCGTTTGTGGCTGCCGCCCCGCCCATCGCCTACGACGGCGAACCGGCTTTCGTCGCGAATCCGGTCGAGCATGTCGACACACTCATCGGCACGGGCACGGGCGGCGAGACGGTGGGCGAGATCAACGACTTCCCCGGCGCCTCCGTGCCATTCGGCATGGTGCAGTACTCACCGGACACCGTCGGCAACTACGCCGGCTATAACCACCACAATTCACGCTCGACCGGGTTCAGCATGACGCACGCGTCGGTGGGCTGCGCTGCATTCGGCGATGTCTCGATGTTGCCGACTACCGATCCGGGCGACGCGCAACCGTGGAATGCCTGGGAACGGATCGCCCACGATGACACGGAACAGGGTGAGCCGGGCTACTACACAGTGCGGTTCCCAGATACCGGAGTGACCGCAGAACTCACCGCCACCACCCGCACCGGCGTCGGCCGGTTCAGCTACCCGCACAACGCCCGGCCCGCTCAGTTCTATGTACGTTCCGGTGCTTCGCTGGCCGGCAACTCGCGCACGGCCATCCATATCGGCGAAGACAACGCGACGATCACCGGATGGGCGACCAGCGGCGGATTCTGCGGCAAGAACAACACGTACACAGTGTATTTCGCCATGAAGTTCAGCCAGCCGTTCACCTCTTACGGCACCTGGGACGGCTATTCGGTTTACCCCGGTGCCCGCAGCGCAGTTGCGCCCTATGGCGGGGGTTACCTCGAGTTTCCGGCCGGGGCTGCTGTCGAGGTCCGCACCGCGATCTCCTACGTCGGTGTCGAAGGGGCGCAAGCAAACTTGGCTGCCGAGGGCGCAGCAAGCTTCAACGAGGTGCGGGCAGCCGCAGTCTCCGAGTGGAACGCGACCTTGTCATGTGTCGCGGTAGCGGGTAGGAATGCTGCCAATATCGACACGTTTTATACCTCCCTCTACCGATCTCTGCTGCACCCCAACACCTTCAATGATGCGGACGGACGCTACATCGGATTCGATGGCGTCATCCATCAGGTGGCCCAGGGGCACACGCAGTACGCCAACTTCTCCGACTGGGACACCTATCGCAGCCTGGCGCCTCTGCAGGGACTGCTGTTTCCCAAGCAAGCCGGCGACATGGCGCAATCGCTCGTCAACGACGCTGAGCAAAGCGGTTCACTTCCGCGCTGGTCTTTTGCGAATGCACCAACCGGCGAGATGAGCGGCGACAATGTAGTACCGCTCATCGTCAACCTCTACATGTACGGAGCGAAAGACTTCGACGTTCGAACAGCGTTGCGGTACATGGTGAATGCCGCGATGAGAGGCGGGGTCGGGCTGAACGGGTATGTGGAGCGGCCGGGCATCGCGACGTACTTGGAGTTCGGCTACGCGCCGTTTACGTACGAGTTCGGAACCGATGGTTGGATCGCCGACGCGTCGATCACGCTCGAATGGTCGGTCGACGACTTCGCTATCTCCCGACTTGCCGACTCGCTCGGTGACACTGCGACCGCAGCCCAATTCCAGAATCGATCGCAGTACTGGCAGAACCTGTTCAATCCGACGACCCGCTACGTGTCGCCCCGGAGCCTGACGGGGTTCTTCCACACCGGCCCCGGATTCGTTTACTCCCCTTCGACTTTCGGCCAAGTCGGATACGACGAGGGCAACGCGGAGCAATACGTCTGGTGGGTACCGCACAATGTAGCCGGCCTGGTGACGGCGCTCGGCGGTCGCCAGGCAGTGGCCAGCCGACTCGACCGCTTCACCGAGAAACTAAACGAGGGCCCCAACGAGCCTTACCTCTGGGCCGGTAATGAGCCGGGCTTCGGGGTGCCGTGGCTCTACAACTACATCGGCCAGCCGTGGAAGACTCAGCGCACGGTCGACCGGGTCCGCGGCCTATTCGGCCCTACGCCGGATGGCGCGCCGGGCAACGACGACCTCGGCGCGCTCTCCAGCTGGTATGTCTGGGCTGCGCTCGGCCTGTATCCCGCCACTCCCGGTACGCCGATCCTCACACTCAACACGCCGCTGTTCGACCGCACCGTAATCAGGCTTCCGGCAGGTAATTCCATCCGGATTTCCGCGCCGGGGGCATCGGGACCGAGCCATTTGACGTACATCAGCGGCCTGACCGTCGACGGCAAGCCCACCGACCACGTCTTTCTCCCCGAGTCGATCATCCATACCGGCGGCGAGCTCACGTTCTCGCTCGCCGCCTACCCGGACAGGGGCTGGGGGGCGAGTAAATCCTCGGCGCCACCGTCGTTTGGAGCCGGCGGTGCGGCGATGACTCTTAATGTGTCCACCCCCGTCGTCACGATCGCGCCCGGAAGCACGGGCAGCGTCAAAGTCGACGCTCAACGGATGGCCGACGGTGCCGGTAACTACAGCCTCACTGGCGTGTCACCCGACACTGGGATTACGGCTGCGCCGGTGTCGGGTCAGTTCGCCTCGGACGGGTCGTCCACCGTTACGGTCCCGATCACGGTGGCGCGGTCGGTTTCCGAGGGCTATCACCTCGTTTATCTCACCGCCGTAGTCGGCGAGAGTGTCCGGACGGCAACCGTACTGGTCAACGCGCAAGCCCAGACCGACGACCCCTGA
- a CDS encoding class I SAM-dependent methyltransferase, with protein MARTDNDSWEITESVGATALGVAASRAAETESDNPLIRDPFARVFLDAAGDGVWNWYSAGQLPDELLESEPDLAQQMKGMVGYMASRTAFFDAFFIDATTAGIQQAVILASGLDSRSWRLPWPDGTTVYELDQPRVLDFKASTLAEHGAEPACNRVAVPVDLRHDWPTALREAGFDASAPSVWSAEGLMPYLPAAAQELLFERVQGLTVPGSRIGVEALGPQFLDPEARTRRRARMDRVRAAFAKSDPQREVPSTDELWYFEEREDVGAWFGRHGWDVTVTPSLELMAGYGRRPAKEVENDVPGNLFVAAQRSAT; from the coding sequence GTGGCCAGAACCGATAACGACAGCTGGGAGATCACCGAGAGCGTGGGGGCGACGGCGCTGGGCGTCGCGGCATCCCGTGCGGCGGAGACCGAGAGTGACAATCCACTGATCCGCGACCCGTTCGCGCGGGTTTTCCTCGACGCGGCCGGCGACGGAGTGTGGAACTGGTATTCCGCGGGACAGCTGCCCGACGAGCTGCTGGAATCCGAACCCGATCTCGCGCAGCAGATGAAGGGAATGGTCGGCTACATGGCCTCCCGGACCGCCTTTTTCGACGCGTTCTTCATCGACGCGACGACGGCGGGGATTCAGCAGGCGGTGATCTTGGCGTCGGGGCTGGACTCGCGGTCCTGGCGGTTGCCTTGGCCGGACGGCACCACGGTCTACGAACTCGACCAGCCCAGGGTGCTGGATTTCAAGGCGTCGACGCTGGCCGAACACGGGGCCGAACCCGCCTGCAATCGGGTCGCCGTCCCGGTGGACCTGCGCCACGATTGGCCGACGGCGTTGCGGGAGGCCGGTTTTGACGCCTCAGCACCGAGCGTCTGGTCGGCCGAGGGACTGATGCCCTATCTGCCGGCCGCGGCGCAGGAGTTGCTGTTCGAGCGGGTGCAGGGGCTCACAGTCCCCGGCAGCCGGATCGGCGTGGAGGCGTTGGGGCCGCAGTTCCTGGACCCCGAGGCCCGGACGCGGCGGCGGGCACGGATGGATCGCGTCCGCGCGGCGTTCGCCAAATCCGACCCGCAGCGTGAGGTCCCCAGCACCGACGAATTGTGGTACTTCGAAGAGCGCGAAGACGTGGGCGCCTGGTTCGGGCGCCACGGCTGGGACGTGACGGTGACGCCGTCGCTGGAACTGATGGCCGGCTATGGCCGCAGGCCCGCGAAAGAGGTCGAGAACGACGTTCCCGGCAATCTGTTCGTGGCCGCACAGCGCTCGGCGACGTGA
- a CDS encoding lysylphosphatidylglycerol synthetase family protein, which translates to MRVDGRDISVSGSLLQPVNRRTNDILRLILATAFLASVITGSLVTRSRWIRLEKSVSRIVGVLSPTQADVVYLVYGFAILALPFMILIGLIVARQWKLLGAYAAAAILAALPLSISSNRLAAPRWHFDVSDRLSTLPAQFLDDPRWIAMLAAVLTVSGPWLPARWRRWWWTLLLAFVPIHLVISAIVPARSLLGLAVGWFVGALVVLAVGTPALEVPLAAAVRAMAKRGFVVSRLMVVRPAGPGPLVLSTDSGDPDSTAAIELYGPHQRSGGALRELWRKLRLRDAETAPFQASMSRAVEHRALMAIAIGEAGVANTSTIAFAALDRGWTLYAHRPVRGIALDECTKTTPVARVWESLRKLHDYQISHGDLRCNEITVDDGTVLFGGFGNAEYGATDTQLQSDLAQLLVTTTALYDAKSAVRAAIDTFGKDSILTASRRLTKSAVPKRVRRSVGDAADVISAARAEVKSQTGADQIEKETITRFTRSQVVQLVLLGALVYVAYPFISTVPTFFSELRTANWWWAVLGLFISASTYVGAAAALWACTDGTVNFWKLSIAQVANTFAATTTPAGVGGLAMSTRILQKGGLSVMRATAAVALQQSVQVIMHLVLLILFSTVAGASMDLSHFVPDATVLYLLAGVALGIIGTFLFVPKLRGWLATAVRPRIQEVAKDLLELVREPKRLSLIVLGCAGTTLGAALALWSSVQAFGGGATFVTCTVVTMVGGTLASAAPTPGGVGAVEAALIGGLAAFGVPAAVGVPSVLLYRVLTCWLPVFIGWPVMRWLADNDMV; encoded by the coding sequence ATGCGAGTTGACGGACGCGACATCAGCGTCTCTGGCAGCTTGCTGCAACCGGTGAACCGGCGGACCAACGACATTCTGCGCCTGATCCTGGCCACCGCTTTTCTCGCATCGGTGATCACCGGGTCGCTGGTCACCCGCAGCCGCTGGATTCGGCTGGAGAAATCCGTCTCGCGGATTGTCGGGGTGTTGTCGCCCACCCAAGCCGATGTGGTTTATCTGGTGTACGGATTCGCGATTCTGGCGCTGCCGTTCATGATCCTGATCGGCCTGATCGTCGCCCGGCAATGGAAACTGTTGGGCGCCTACGCCGCCGCCGCGATTCTCGCCGCACTGCCGCTTTCGATCAGCAGCAACCGCCTCGCCGCACCGCGCTGGCATTTCGACGTCTCGGACCGGCTGAGCACGCTGCCCGCGCAGTTTCTCGACGACCCGCGCTGGATCGCGATGCTGGCCGCGGTGCTGACGGTTTCGGGACCCTGGTTACCCGCGCGCTGGCGGCGCTGGTGGTGGACACTGCTGCTCGCGTTCGTGCCGATTCACCTGGTCATCAGCGCCATCGTGCCGGCCCGCTCCTTGCTGGGGTTGGCGGTGGGATGGTTCGTCGGCGCTCTGGTGGTGCTGGCCGTCGGTACGCCCGCGCTGGAGGTGCCGCTGGCGGCGGCCGTGCGTGCGATGGCCAAGCGCGGATTCGTCGTGTCGCGGCTGATGGTGGTCCGCCCCGCCGGACCTGGTCCGCTGGTGTTGTCGACCGATTCCGGGGACCCCGATTCGACGGCAGCGATCGAGTTGTACGGTCCGCACCAACGCAGCGGTGGTGCACTGCGCGAACTATGGCGCAAGCTGCGGCTGCGCGACGCGGAGACCGCACCCTTCCAGGCCTCGATGAGCCGTGCCGTCGAGCATCGCGCGTTGATGGCCATCGCCATCGGTGAGGCGGGCGTGGCGAACACGTCGACGATCGCCTTCGCTGCGCTGGACCGGGGTTGGACGCTGTACGCGCACAGGCCCGTTCGCGGCATCGCGCTCGACGAATGCACCAAGACCACTCCGGTGGCACGGGTGTGGGAGTCGCTGCGAAAGTTGCACGACTATCAGATCTCGCACGGCGACCTGCGCTGCAACGAGATCACCGTCGACGACGGCACGGTGCTCTTCGGCGGATTCGGCAACGCCGAATACGGCGCCACCGACACCCAACTTCAGTCAGACCTGGCCCAGCTCCTGGTGACGACGACGGCGCTGTACGATGCGAAGTCGGCGGTGCGCGCGGCGATCGACACCTTCGGCAAGGACAGCATCCTGACCGCGTCCCGTCGGCTCACCAAATCCGCTGTGCCCAAACGGGTCCGCAGGTCGGTGGGCGATGCGGCCGACGTCATCTCCGCCGCCCGGGCCGAAGTCAAGTCGCAAACGGGTGCGGATCAGATCGAGAAGGAAACCATCACCCGGTTCACCCGCAGCCAGGTCGTCCAGCTGGTCCTGCTCGGCGCGCTGGTCTATGTCGCGTACCCCTTCATCAGCACCGTGCCGACGTTCTTTTCCGAACTCAGAACGGCGAACTGGTGGTGGGCGGTGCTGGGCCTGTTCATCTCGGCCTCGACGTACGTGGGCGCGGCGGCCGCGTTGTGGGCGTGCACCGACGGAACGGTGAACTTCTGGAAGCTTTCAATAGCCCAGGTAGCCAACACCTTTGCCGCGACCACCACCCCGGCCGGGGTGGGCGGCCTGGCGATGAGCACCCGGATATTGCAGAAGGGTGGTTTGTCCGTCATGCGGGCCACCGCCGCGGTGGCCTTGCAGCAATCGGTGCAGGTGATCATGCACCTGGTCTTGCTGATTTTGTTCAGCACCGTGGCGGGCGCGTCGATGGACCTTTCGCATTTCGTCCCGGATGCCACCGTGCTCTATCTGCTCGCGGGTGTGGCGCTGGGCATCATCGGCACGTTTCTGTTCGTGCCCAAGCTCCGGGGCTGGCTGGCGACGGCGGTGCGCCCGCGGATACAAGAGGTGGCCAAGGACCTCCTCGAGCTTGTCCGCGAACCAAAGCGACTCTCGCTGATCGTACTCGGTTGTGCCGGAACAACTCTCGGTGCGGCGCTGGCGCTGTGGTCCAGCGTCCAAGCCTTCGGCGGCGGCGCTACATTCGTCACCTGCACCGTCGTGACGATGGTCGGCGGCACCCTGGCTTCGGCCGCGCCGACACCTGGCGGTGTGGGTGCCGTCGAGGCGGCGTTGATCGGTGGACTGGCCGCCTTCGGTGTGCCCGCCGCCGTCGGCGTGCCGTCGGTGCTGCTGTATCGGGTGCTCACCTGCTGGCTGCCGGTGTTCATCGGCTGGCCGGTGATGCGCTGGCTCGCCGACAACGACATGGTCTAG
- a CDS encoding CehA/McbA family metallohydrolase, with the protein MSIARVAPGAVTGQRDGKAIEIAFSGRFGFGIYRWAYLPFEVPPGVQQIRVATSHDSGMGGLARNVLDLGMFGAAGHDLGNAAGFRGWSGGARDGFMISATDATPGYLAGPIEPGVWAVALGPVVLSPWGMSWQVRVTLDYEPPAGSPVTQDSSVAFTPASVGGARWYRGDLHLHTEHSDGERDPSELVSAAHAGGLDFIVSTEHNTNSANRVWPSCRTGSLLVIPGVEVTTRHGHWLAVGLPPGGWVDWRYGPSDRVFPRFAAEVRHAGGLVVAAHPAAPLPGSAWEFGFAEVDSLEVWNGKWNVDDEVSLRIWQRLLRQGRRIVAVGGSDSHARRQLVGAPQTAVHATELSVPAIVDGLRRGRSYIVGSRDVACELTASCPSGGDVAGPGQQLRVPPADTVTVTAMISGAPGTTAALITAAGCAGRAPVASAGSRLQWELDAASARFARLEVRDGRRGRLGAMVALTNPVWLA; encoded by the coding sequence ATGAGCATTGCCAGGGTCGCGCCCGGTGCCGTCACCGGGCAACGCGACGGCAAGGCAATCGAAATAGCGTTTTCCGGACGGTTTGGTTTTGGTATCTACCGGTGGGCCTACCTGCCGTTCGAGGTACCGCCGGGTGTGCAGCAAATTCGGGTGGCCACCTCCCATGACTCCGGTATGGGCGGCCTGGCGCGAAATGTGTTGGATCTAGGGATGTTTGGCGCGGCCGGCCACGATTTGGGCAATGCCGCCGGATTCCGGGGCTGGTCCGGCGGGGCCCGCGACGGCTTCATGATCTCCGCCACCGATGCCACGCCCGGCTATCTGGCCGGCCCCATCGAGCCGGGCGTATGGGCGGTGGCGCTGGGTCCGGTGGTCCTCAGCCCGTGGGGGATGTCCTGGCAGGTGCGGGTCACGCTGGACTACGAGCCGCCCGCCGGGTCGCCGGTGACGCAGGACTCATCGGTGGCGTTCACACCCGCCTCGGTCGGTGGTGCGCGCTGGTACCGCGGCGATCTGCATCTGCATACCGAGCACTCCGACGGCGAGCGCGATCCCAGTGAACTGGTGTCAGCCGCGCACGCCGGCGGGCTCGACTTCATCGTCTCCACCGAGCACAACACCAACTCCGCCAACCGGGTATGGCCCAGCTGCCGCACTGGATCGCTGTTGGTGATTCCCGGTGTGGAGGTCACCACCCGGCATGGACACTGGCTCGCGGTCGGGTTGCCCCCGGGCGGCTGGGTCGACTGGCGCTACGGGCCGAGCGACAGGGTCTTTCCGCGCTTCGCCGCCGAGGTCCGCCACGCCGGGGGCTTGGTGGTCGCTGCCCATCCGGCGGCGCCACTGCCGGGCTCGGCGTGGGAATTCGGTTTCGCCGAGGTGGATTCGCTCGAGGTATGGAATGGCAAGTGGAACGTCGATGATGAAGTTTCCCTTCGTATTTGGCAGCGGTTGTTGCGGCAGGGCCGGCGCATTGTCGCGGTCGGCGGCAGCGACTCGCACGCCAGGCGTCAGCTGGTCGGCGCGCCGCAGACGGCCGTGCACGCGACCGAGCTGTCGGTACCCGCGATCGTCGACGGGCTGCGCCGCGGCCGCTCGTACATCGTCGGATCACGCGATGTCGCCTGTGAGCTGACCGCGTCCTGCCCGAGCGGCGGCGACGTGGCCGGGCCCGGCCAGCAGCTGCGGGTGCCGCCTGCTGACACGGTGACGGTCACCGCGATGATCAGCGGAGCTCCCGGCACCACCGCCGCTCTGATCACCGCGGCGGGCTGCGCGGGACGCGCGCCGGTAGCCTCGGCAGGGAGCAGGCTGCAATGGGAGCTCGACGCCGCGTCCGCGCGCTTTGCCCGACTCGAGGTACGCGACGGGCGGCGGGGCCGGCTCGGCGCGATGGTCGCCTTGACGAATCCGGTGTGGCTAGCCTGA